One part of the Asterias amurensis chromosome 11, ASM3211899v1 genome encodes these proteins:
- the LOC139943744 gene encoding N-sulphoglucosamine sulphohydrolase-like isoform X2, whose product MKVFRFLLVLCSFLLETQALGATGKRNALVIIADDAGFETQVYNNSVCKTPNINQLAHSSVVIRHAYTSVSSCSPSRSAILTGLPQHQNGMFGLEHSPHHFRSYDDALTLPVILKPAGIKTGIIGKKHVAPATVFKFDYEKTEFNNPMLQCARNITRMKEFVRTFLTMDPTKPFMLYVGFNDPHRCGNLKLGLFCEQWGNGQPGQGVIPDWHPLNYKPEDVIVPPYLPDTPATRIDIAAQYTSISRMDQGVGMLLSELKSFGYLNDTLIIYTADNGIPFPNAKTNLYETGMGEPMLVSNPYNKNRWGQYSDAMTSTTDIVPTVLDWFGVKFPDYSLLRNKVTLTGKSMLPLTLSEPVKDWDVVFSSHDFHEITMSYPMRVMRNKQYRLIHNMNYRAPYPIAQDLASCPTFVDILNNTAAGKPTKWFKTLDQYYYRPEWELYDLLHDPKETINLADQQDHKTTLGKMQKAICDWRHLTNDPWRCFPDGAINGPKCIDLHNEPHSEKYTQEQNLDTINE is encoded by the exons ATGAAAGTATTTAGATTTTTGCTCGTGTTGTGCTCTTTTCTATTGGAAACCCAAGCCTTGGGTGCGACTGGTAAAAGAAATGCCTTGGTCATTATAG CGGACGATGCAGGTTTTGAAACTCAAGTATACAACAACAGCGTTTGTAAGACGCCCAACATCAACCAGCTAGCACACAGCAGTGTAGTCATCCGCCATGCATATACATCGGTCAGTAGCTGTTCTCCCAGTCGGTCAGCCATTCTGACCGGCTTACCACAGCATCAGAATGGAATGTTTGGCCTGGAGCACAGTCCCCATCACTTCCGCTCCTATGATGACGCACTGACTCTACCTGTTATACTCAAGCCAGCTGGGATCAAAACAG GAATCATTGGCAAAAAGCATGTTGCCCCCGCAACTGTCTTTAAGTTTGACTACGAGAAAACTGAGTTCAACAACCCTATGCTTCAGTGTGCTCGTAATATCACCAGGATGAAAGAGTTTGTGCGGACCTTTCTTACCATGGACCCAACAAA ACCTTTCATGCTGTATGTTGGATTCAATGATCCTCATCGCTGCGGTAACCTAAAACTTGGTTTATTCTGTGAGCAATGGGGTAACGGACAACCCGGGCAGGGGGTCATTCCGGACTGGCACCCACTGAACTATAAACCAGAGGATGTGATTGTGCCACCCTACCTACCGGACACTCCTGCGACTCGCATTGATATTGCGGCACAGTACACATCAATCAGTCGAATGGACCAAG GTGTTGGCATGCTTCTGAGTGAACTGAAATCCTTTGGCTACCTAAACGATACACTCATCATCTACACGGCCGACAATGGCATCCCCTTCCCCAACGCCAAGACCAATCTCTACGAAACGGGAATGGGTGAACCGATGCTGGTCTCCAACCCTTACAACAAGAACCGCTGGGGGCAGTACAGCGATGCGATGACTAGCACCACGGACATCGTGCCGACCGTCCTCGACTGGTTCGGGGTCAAGTTTCCAGATTACAGTCTCTTGCGTAATAAAGTCACCCTGACCGGTAAATCCATGTTACCGCTCACCCTGTCCGAGCCGGTAAAAGACTGGGATGTTGTGTTCTCAAGCCATGACTTCCACGAGATAACAATGTCGTACCCGATGCGCGTGATGCGAAACAAGCAATACCGCCTCATTCATAACATGAATTACCGCGCGCCGTACCCCATTGCTCAGGATCTTGCGTCATGCCCGACGTTTGTGGATATTCTAAATAACACAGCGGCCGGTAAACCAACAAAATGGTTCAAGACGTTGGATCAGTATTACTACCGCCCAGAATGGGAGTTGTACGACCTCTTGCACGATCCCAAAGAGACAATCAACCTGGCCGACCAGCAAGATCACAAAACGACGTTGGGTAAGATGCAGAAGGCTATATGTGACTGGCGACATCTTACAAATGATCCGTGGAGGTGTTTTCCCGACGGTGCGATCAATGGACCTAAATGTATTGATCTCCATAATGAACCACATAGTGAAAAGTACACCCAGGAGCAAAACCTTGACACCATCAATGAATAA
- the LOC139943744 gene encoding N-sulphoglucosamine sulphohydrolase-like isoform X1, with the protein MKVFRFLLVLCSFLLETQALGATGKRNALVIIADDAGFETQVYNNSVCKTPNINQLAHSSVVIRHAYTSVSSCSPSRSAILTGLPQHQNGMFGLEHSPHHFRSYDDALTLPVILKPAGIKTGIIGKKHVAPATVFKFDYEKTEFNNPMLQCARNITRMKEFVRTFLTMDPTKPFLLYIGFKDSHRADPTDIPKYGQFAERFGNGEAGMGVIEDWTPSKYNHSDVVVPWYLPDTTATRQDISAQYTSISRLDAGVGMLLSELKSFGYLNDTLIIYTADNGIPFPNAKTNLYETGMGEPMLVSNPYNKNRWGQYSDAMTSTTDIVPTVLDWFGVKFPDYSLLRNKVTLTGKSMLPLTLSEPVKDWDVVFSSHDFHEITMSYPMRVMRNKQYRLIHNMNYRAPYPIAQDLASCPTFVDILNNTAAGKPTKWFKTLDQYYYRPEWELYDLLHDPKETINLADQQDHKTTLGKMQKAICDWRHLTNDPWRCFPDGAINGPKCIDLHNEPHSEKYTQEQNLDTINE; encoded by the exons ATGAAAGTATTTAGATTTTTGCTCGTGTTGTGCTCTTTTCTATTGGAAACCCAAGCCTTGGGTGCGACTGGTAAAAGAAATGCCTTGGTCATTATAG CGGACGATGCAGGTTTTGAAACTCAAGTATACAACAACAGCGTTTGTAAGACGCCCAACATCAACCAGCTAGCACACAGCAGTGTAGTCATCCGCCATGCATATACATCGGTCAGTAGCTGTTCTCCCAGTCGGTCAGCCATTCTGACCGGCTTACCACAGCATCAGAATGGAATGTTTGGCCTGGAGCACAGTCCCCATCACTTCCGCTCCTATGATGACGCACTGACTCTACCTGTTATACTCAAGCCAGCTGGGATCAAAACAG GAATCATTGGCAAAAAGCATGTTGCCCCCGCAACTGTCTTTAAGTTTGACTACGAGAAAACTGAGTTCAACAACCCTATGCTTCAGTGTGCTCGTAATATCACCAGGATGAAAGAGTTTGTGCGGACCTTTCTTACCATGGACCCAACAAA gcctttCTTGCTCTACATTGGGTTCAAAGATTCGCACCGAGCCGATCCAACAGATATCCCAAAATACGGACAATTCGCAGAGCGTTTTGGCAATGGTGAGGCGGGTATGGGGGTGATAGAGGATTGGACTCCGTCAAAGTATAACCACTCTGATGTCGTTGTTCCGTGGTATTTACCGGATACCACGGCAACCAGGCAAGACATAAGTGCTCAGTACACTTCAATCAGCAGATTGGATGCAG GTGTTGGCATGCTTCTGAGTGAACTGAAATCCTTTGGCTACCTAAACGATACACTCATCATCTACACGGCCGACAATGGCATCCCCTTCCCCAACGCCAAGACCAATCTCTACGAAACGGGAATGGGTGAACCGATGCTGGTCTCCAACCCTTACAACAAGAACCGCTGGGGGCAGTACAGCGATGCGATGACTAGCACCACGGACATCGTGCCGACCGTCCTCGACTGGTTCGGGGTCAAGTTTCCAGATTACAGTCTCTTGCGTAATAAAGTCACCCTGACCGGTAAATCCATGTTACCGCTCACCCTGTCCGAGCCGGTAAAAGACTGGGATGTTGTGTTCTCAAGCCATGACTTCCACGAGATAACAATGTCGTACCCGATGCGCGTGATGCGAAACAAGCAATACCGCCTCATTCATAACATGAATTACCGCGCGCCGTACCCCATTGCTCAGGATCTTGCGTCATGCCCGACGTTTGTGGATATTCTAAATAACACAGCGGCCGGTAAACCAACAAAATGGTTCAAGACGTTGGATCAGTATTACTACCGCCCAGAATGGGAGTTGTACGACCTCTTGCACGATCCCAAAGAGACAATCAACCTGGCCGACCAGCAAGATCACAAAACGACGTTGGGTAAGATGCAGAAGGCTATATGTGACTGGCGACATCTTACAAATGATCCGTGGAGGTGTTTTCCCGACGGTGCGATCAATGGACCTAAATGTATTGATCTCCATAATGAACCACATAGTGAAAAGTACACCCAGGAGCAAAACCTTGACACCATCAATGAATAA